DNA sequence from the Bradyrhizobium diazoefficiens genome:
GAAATGTACATGATCAGGCAGGCGATCACGACAGCGGCAATCATGATCTCGAGGTCCTGCGCCATGCCGATCGCGGTGACGATCGAATCCAGCGAAAACACGATATCGATGACGACGATCTGGGCGATCACCCAGAACAAGGCGTTGCGACCGGACTTGCCATCGCCCTCCTCGTCGTCGGCGTCGACCTCGGCGTGGATCTCGTGCGTCGCCTTCGCGATCAGGAACAGGCCGCCGCCGATCAGGATGAGGTCGCGCCAGGAGAAGTCGTAGCCTGCGAGCGAGAACACCGGCGCGGTCAGGCCGATCAGCCAGACCAGCACACTGAGCAGGATGATGCGGAAGATCAGCGCCAGCGCCAGCCCGATCTGGCGCGCGCGATGCGCCTGCTTCTCCGGGATGCGCGAGACGATCACCGACAAGAAAATGACGTTGTCAATGCCGAGCACGATCTCGAGCGAGGTCAAGGTGAGCAACGCGGCCCAGGCCTCGGGGCTGGTCAACAGATGCATCATCCGAAAGACCTCGCCAGGCGGATCAATGCGTCGCTGAAGACGATCCAGAGCGCGATCGCGCAGAGCGCAACCGTCACGCCGGTGCCGACGCGAAAATCCATCTCCAGCGCATAGAAGCCGAGCACAGCCCACAGCACGATCAGCGACATCGTCAGCCAGCGCAGCCGCACGACGCGGACCGGATGCAGAACATGAAACGGCACGAAGGTCAGCACCACGAGCGCTGCGACCAGCAGCGTCGACGACAGCGGCGGCCAGTGCAGCAGGAACAGGTAGAAGGCCGCCGCGTTCCACAGCGCCGGAAAGCCGCGGAAATGATTGTCATCCGCCTTCATGCGCAGATCGGCGAAGTATAATGCGCTGGTGACGATGATGGCGATGCCGAGCAAAGGCGCCGCCACCGGCAGCAACATGCCGCTCGCCACGATCGCATAAGCGGGCACGAAGACATAGGTGACAAAGTCGACGACGAGATCGAGCACGTCGCCCGACCAGTTCGGCTGCACGTTCTTGACGTCGAGCCTGCGCGCGATCGGCCCATCGATCGCATCGATGATGAGGGCGACGCCCAGCCATCCGAACATCGTCGCCCAGTGTTCGCGCACGGCCTCCAGCATCGCCAGCAGCGCGACCGCCGCGCCGAAGGCGGTGAAGATGTGCACCGAGAACGCCGCGGCACGGATCGCGGGCGTCGGCTTGAGGGAGTCCTCTTGGCTATCCATGCCTTCTGCTACCAGAATGGGACCGATTTGCACATCCGCCGTCGCGGCATCGCGCCGCGCAATTCGTCATAAAATCAGGCAAAATCGGTGGGCTTGAATTTGCCGTGGGGCGTGTCAAATGTCATTCCATGACAGACGCATCAACACTCTTTGACGTAAGCGTTATCGGCGGCGGACCGGCCGGCCTTGCGGCGGGAATTGCGTTGGCGCAGGCCGGCGCGCGGACTGCGCTGGTGGCGCGGCGCCTGCCCTATGCCGACATTCGGACCACCGCGCTGTTAGGTGCCTCCGTCGACCTGCTGGAGAGCCTCGACGTCTGGAATTGCTGCAAGGACAAGGCGGCGGCGCTCGAGATCATGCGGCTCGTCGACGACACCGGGCGGCTGTTCCGCGCGCCGGAGGTCCGGTTCTCCTGTCACGAAATCGGACTGGACGCCTTCGGCTACAACATCGACAACCGCTCGCTGATGCTGGCGCTGGAAGCACGCGCGGCCGAGTTGCCCAACCTCGTCCGTTTCGATGACGAGGCCGAGAGCGTCGTCATCGAAGCCGATGATGTCGCGATCCGCACGGCCTCCGCGCAATTCCTCTCGGCTCGGCTCGTGGTTGGCGCCGACGGCCGGCACTCGCTGTGCCGGGAGGCCGCCGGCATTGCGGTGACGCGGCGCGAACTGACGCAGACGGCTCTGACGTTCAATGTCGGCCATGCCCGCCCGCACCGCAACGTGTCGACCGAGTTCCACACGCCGCACGGCCCTTGCGTGTTCGTCCCCCTGCCCGGCAATCGCTCCAGCGTCGTCTGGGTCTCGGCCCCGGCCGAGGCCGAACGGCTTCGCGCAATGAACGACGAAGAACTGTCCGCTGCGATCGAAAAGCAGTCGCATTCCGTTCTGGGACGCATGGCAGTCGAGCCCGGTCGCAACCTGTTCCCGTTGGCGATCGAGCGGCCCCACACCTTCGCCCGCGATCGCATCGCGCTGGTCGGCGAAGCCGCCCACGTCGTCCCCCCGATCGGCGCCCAGGGCCTCAACCTCGGTCTGCGGGATGCCGCCGATATCGCCAGGCTTGCGGGCGAAGCGATTGCGGCCGGCGACGATCCCGGCGCGCCCGAGATGCTCAAGCGCTACGACCGGGCGCGCCGGCCGGACATCCTGAGCCGGACCTTTGCGATCGACATCGCCAACCGCTCACTGCTCAACGACTTCCTGCCGCTCCAGCCGGTCCGCGCCCTCGGCATGCACCTGCTCGGCGCCATCGGGCCGCTCCGGCGTTTTGCGATGCGCGAGGGGCTGACGCCGACGTGGCGCAGGTAGCGCTCTACGGGAACGCCAGCCGCCCGGTCTGGAGCAACCACATCACGCTGGTCAGCGTGACCACCGATGCAAACGTGCCGAGCAGGACGGCAACGGAGGCGGATTCGATCCAGGCATCGTTCTGCCGCGCGATCACGAACACATTCAGCGCCGGCGGCAGCGAGGCCATCAGGATGGCGGTGGCAGCCCAGGGCTGCGCGAACGGACCGAACGCCAGCATCAGGCCAAACGCGGCGAGCGGACGGATCAAGAGCTTCACCGCTATCACGCCCGGCACTTCCCACGGCACACGGTCGAACGGGCGCAGCGCCACCGTCACGCCGAGCACGAACAGCGCTGTTGGCGCGGCCGCGTTCTGGAGAAAGGTGATGGTGCGGTCGAGCGCGACCGGCGGCTCGATGTGCAGCGCCGCGACAGCCGCACCGAAACAGGTCGACATGATCAGCGGATTGAGCACGATCTGCTTCAGTACGACGCCAAAGGCATGCACGAGCGAGGGATGGTCGCGGTCGGAGAGTTCGACCAGCAGCGGCACGATCGTGAACAGGAAGATGCTGTCGCAGCAGAAGATCAGCGCAGTCGGCGCCGACGCCTTCGCCCCGAGCACGGCCAGCGCCAGCCCTGGTCCCATATAGCCGATATTGCCATAGCCGCCGGAGAGGCCCGCGAGTGTCGCCTCACGCAGCGTGAGCCCGCCGAGTACCTTGCCGACGACCAGCGCCAAAGTGAACGCCGCGACCGTCGACAGCGTGGTCGCGACCAGGAATGGCGGGTTGTTCAATTGCGAAAACGGCGTCTTCGACATGATCGCGAACAGCAGCGCCGGCAGCGATACGTAGAGCAGGAAGAAGTTCATCCAGGCGAGGCCCGATTCCGGCAGCGACTTGGCCTTGCCACAAGTGAAACCGACGAAGATCAAGCCAAAATAAGGAAGTGCCAGATTGAGGATATCGACCATTGATGAAGTGTTTTCTGAAGTCTTGGGGGCTATCTGCCCCTTAAGCAGACGTTAATTCCAAATGAGGGCACTAGCATCGGCCACAATCCTGGTTTATCGACGGGGAATGATTAAAGCGCGGACCGCCAAATTCCAGATCGGACAGGTCGTTCGCCACCGGATCTTCTCGTTCCGGGGGGTGATTTTCGACATCGATCCGGAATTCAACAACACCGAGGAGTGGTGGTTGTCGATTCCCGAGGAGGTGCGGCCGCACAAGGACCAGCCGTTCTACCACTTGCTCGCGGAGAACGCGGAGTCCGAGTACGTCGCCTATGTCTCCGAGCAGAACCTGTTGCCCGACGAGTCCGGCGAGCCGGTCCGGCATTCCCAGGTCGCCGAGATCTTCATCAAGAACAAGGATGGCGGCTACCGCCCCCGCAATCCCTCGCTGAACTAAAGCTTCGGCCCGCCACAAGGGGCCAGCAAAAAAGGCGCTCGAACCGAGCGCCTTTTTCATGTCCGGGATTGGGCCCCGATTACTTCTGAGCGGTCGGAGGTGTGCCGGGCGCGCCACCCTGCTGCTCGAGCTTCTTGCGCTGCTCCTCGGCCTTCTTCTGAAGCTCTTCCTGCAGCTTCTTCTGGGTTTCCTCGAACACCTTCGGATCGGTCGGCGGACCGTCATAGGCTTTCTGGAATTCGCCGGCGAGCGGCAGCGGCAGTGTGAGCGGTGCGCCGTTGGCATTGATCGCCTGAACCACGAGGTTCTGGCCCTTCTTCATGTTATTGATGAGCTCGGGCGTCGCTTCATAGTCGGACATGCAGCCGTTCTGGAAGCAGATCACGTAGGGGCTTTGCAGCGGCGGATTGTTGTCGACGATGATGCGCGTGCCGTGCACGAGCTGCATGCCGAGCGGCAGCGTCACGCGCAGGATCTTCTTGGGCTCACCTTCCGGCTCGATGATCACGGCCGCGATGACAGGCTGGCCCGATTCGATGCGGCCGTCCTTGCCGGTGAAGCAGACCTGCTTGGCATTGGCGTCCTGGCCCTTGAGGCAGAACTTGGTCCAGGGGGCGTAGATCAGCTGGATCTGCTGGTCCGCGGGCTGGCCGCCCTGCGCTGCCGGAGCGCCCTGCTGGGCCGGGGCCGGCTGGGCCTGGGGAGCCGGCGCAGGAGCCGGTGCCTTGGGGGCAGCCTTGGGGCCGGCTTTCGGAGCTGCCTTTGGCGTCGGCGCGGGAGCCTGAGCCTCAGCGGCGAACGGAACGACCAATGCCGTCGCCGTCAACAGGGCGAGAAGTCGCCCGCGCGGCCGGACGGACGCGGCCAAATAACGGAAATTCATTGCAGAAAACCCTTTCTGAACGGGAAGTGCCCGAACCGCTCCGAAGCGCCGAACCAAGCCGCCTTGGGCGCGGCTCTCTCCCCGTCAATTGAGGCGGATACGTGACGGGCTCGGCGCTCTTGCGCGATTGCGTGCCTTCTTAACGTGGTCGACGAAAAGATCAATGCCGACAAGCGTCTTTGGCCCAATCCTGGGGGGCGCCCAGTGAAATCCCTGTGATAGGATTCAAGGCCTGCCGCCCCTCGAATCAACGTGTCCGAATGTTCATGTTCCAGCGCCTGCTCGAGGGCTCCGGTCTCCGCCTTTGGCGCCTCGCCTTGCTCCTCGCACTCTTCCTCTCGGCAGGCGCGCGGGCCGAGGAGGCGCACGCGATCGCCATGCACGGCAAGCCGGCGCTGCCGGCCGATTTCACCCACATGCCCTATGCCAATCCCGATGCCCCCAAGGGCGGTCGGCTGACCTGGGGCATTCTCGGCACCTTCGACAGCCTCAATCCGTTCATCGTGAAGGGATTGGCGGTGCAGCCGATCCGCAGCTACGTGGTCGAGAGTCTGCTGGCGCGCGGCCAGGACGAGCCGTTCACGCTCTACGGCCTGCTCGCCAAGACCATCGAGACCAACGACGAGCGGAGCTACGTCACTTTCCGTCTCGATCCTCGCGCCCGCTTCTCCGACGGCAAGCCGGTGCTGGCCGAGGACGTCCTGTTCTCCTGGCGGCTGCTGCGCGACCACGGCCGTCCCAATCTCCGGCAATATTACAGCAAGGTGGCCAAGGCCTGGGCACCCGATCCCCTCACCGTCCGATTCGACCTCACGGGCGCTAACGACCGCGAGCTGCCGCTGATCCTCGGCTTGATGCCGATCCTGCCGAAGCACGCGGTCGACGTTGCGACCTTCGAGGAGACGACGCTGACCGAGCCGATCGCCTCGGGCCCGTACCGCGTCAAGGCGGTCAAGCCAGGTGCCAGCGTGACCCTGACGCGCAATCCCGATTATTGGGGTCGCGATCTCCCGATCAATCGCGGCCTGTTCAATTTCGACGAGATCCGGCTCGACTATTATCGCGAGGCCAATGGCCAGTTCGAAGCCTTCAAGCGCGGCCTCTATGATTTCCGCGTCGAGAACGAGCCGCTACGCTGGCACGATGGCTACGATTTTCCAGCCGCCAGAAACGGCGACGTGATCCGCGACACCATCAAGCCCGGCGTGCCGCAGCCCTCGGAATTCCTGGTGTTCAACACCCGCCGTCCGATCTTCGCCGACATCCGCGTGCGCCAGGCGCTGACGCTGCTGTTCGATTTCGAGCTGGTCAACCGCAACTATTTCTTCTCGCTCTATTCGCGCGTCGGCGGCTATTTCGCGGGCTCCGACCTGTCGGCCTATGCCCGGCCGGCGGATGCACGCGAGCGCGAGCTGTTAAAACCCTTTGCCGCGCAGATTCCGCTCGACATTATGGATGGCAGCTACCGCCTGCCGGTGACCGACGGCTCGGGGCGCGACCGCACCACGCTGCGTGCGGCGCTCAAGCTGTTGTCGGAGGCCGGTTACGATCTCGACGGCACCGTGTTGCGCAACCGTGCGACCAGGGCGCCCTTCACCTTCGAGATGCTGGTGACGACCCGAGACCAGGAGCGCATCGCGCTCGCGTTCCAGCGCGACCTCAAGCGCGCCGGCATCGAGGCAAGCGTGCGTGCGGTCGATCCTGTGCAGTTCGACCAGCGCCGGCTGGCTTACGAGTTCGACATGATCCAGAACCGCTGGGACCAATCGCTGTCACCCGGAAACGAGCAATATTTCTACTGGGGCAGCGCGGGCGCGGACAATCCGGGCACCCGCAACTACATGGGCGCCAGGGATCCCGCCGTCGACGCCATGATCAAAGCGCTGCTCGAGGCCCGTGATCATACGGATTTTGTCGACGCGGTGCGGGCGCTCGACCGCGCTTTGATGGCCGGCTTCTACACAATCCCCCTGTTTAATGTATCCGAGCAATGGATCGCGCGCTGGAATCGGATAGAACGACCATCGACCACCGCGCTCTCAGGCTATGTGCCGGAGACCTGGTGGGCCAAGGGTGAGCCTCAAGCCAGTCCAGCGAAGTGACGCCGTGAACCAGCCAGCCGTATCGCCGACGCTCGACACGCTGTTCCAACGGACGCTGTCGCGGCAGCCGCACGCGCCCGCGCTGCTCGATCCCCTCAACAAATCACGTATCACCGGACACCAGCCGCGCCGGCTGACCTACGCCGAGGCCGACACGGCCATCGAGGCGCTGTCGGCGCATTTCGTCGAATCGGGCCTGCCGGCCAATTCGGTGATCGCGATCCAGTTGCCTTCTACGGTCGAGTTCGTGCTGACGGTGCTCGCCGCCCATCGCGCCGGCCTCGTGGTCGCGGTGCTGCCGCTGCTGTGGCGGCAGGCAGAGCTGGCGGCCGCGCTCAACCGCACTGCGGCGCGCGCCATCGTCAGCATGAGCAAGGTCGACGGCGTCAGCTATTCCGACCTCGCGATGCACGCAGCCGCCGAAGCCTTTTCGATCCGCCACGTCTTCGGCTTCGGTGCCGATCTGCCCGAAGGCATGTCCTCGCTCGACGAGGTGCTGGCGCGCCCACCCGGCACCACGCGCGCCGTCATCCAGGACGGCCGCAAGGCGGCGATGATCTCCTTCGATGTCACGGCGGAAGGCTTTCGCCCTGTGCCGCGACCACATTTCAGCCTGATCGCGGGCGGGCTTGCGATGTCGCTGGAAGCCGATATCCAGCAGGGCGCGACCGTGATGGCGGCATTCACGCCGATGTCATTCGCGGGCCTCGCCTCCTCGCTCGCGGTGTGGCTGCTCTGCGGCGGCACGCTGGCGCTGCATCATCCGTTCGAGAGCGAGGTGCTGGAGCAGCAGATCAACGAGCACGGATGCGACGTGTTGATTGCGCCGGCCCAGCTCGTCTTGCGCCTCGGCGATTCCGGTCTCGCAGCGCGGATGCCAACCTTGCGCAACGTCATCGGGCTCTGGCGCGCGCCGGAGCAGGTGGCTGCGAGCGAGGCCTGGATCGCGCCGCATGCGCCGCTCACGGACGTCTATCTGTTTGGCGAGGCCGGGCTGTTCGGCGCCCGGCGCGGCGAGGACGGCATGCCCGTAGCGGTAATGCCCGGGCCGCATGGGGCCCCGCGCGAGCAATCGGGCTCCTCGATCGCGGGCGACATCCTGCTGACCCCGAAGGGCACGCTCGGCCTGCGCGGTCCGATGGTGCCGATCGCGGCCTACGCGCCGCCGCAACCGGTCGGCGAGACACTGACGGCGCAGCAGCCGCGCGACTATGTCGACACCGGCTATGCCGCGCGGATCGACCGGGCCAGCGGCGCGATCTGCATCACCGCGCCTCCATCAGGCATCATGGCCGTCGGCGGCTATCGCTTCCTGTCCAACGACCTCCAGGAATGGGCCCGCCGGCTCGGCCAGGGCGCGCTGCTGACGGCCTTGCCCGACCGGCTCTCCGGGCACCGGCTGGCGGGCCGCGCGCAGGACAATGCCCGCGCCCGCGAGGCGCTCAGCGAACTTGGGCTTAACCCTTTGATGGTCGAAGCCTTTCGCGACCGCTCCGGGCCGATCTAAGCGCAGTTTCGACTGAAACATTGACGCTGCATTAAGGCGGCCGGACTAGATTGCGCAGCATCGATTGCGTGATCAGAGTCTCCGAATGTCTCAGTCGGGCCCGATCCTGTTTGTGTCCAATGCCGAGCGCCCCGCCTTCATTGCGGCGCTAGATGAGGCCCGTCTCTTTCCGGTCGTCGACAGCGATTGGGCGAGCGCCGCGCGCGCCGTCGCGCAGGTGCAGCCGGCCGCCGTTCTCGCCGCGATGTCCGGCGGCCACGAAGCGCATATGGCCCTGCTCGCGAAGACGGTCGCCGATCAGCCGCTTTATGTGCCGCTGGTCGCGCTGGATCCGCAAGGTTCGCTGCCGCACAACACGCTGCCTTTCGCCACACGCGGCGACGCTGCCGAACGCCTGATCGCACGTGTGCGCGCCGCGATCCGCGTCCGCACATTGCACGCCACGGTGCTGCGCCGTCTCCCGGAAGCGAAGGTCGCGCTGCCGGAGACCGATCCGGTGCGCGATGCCATCGTGCTGCTGATCGGCCGCGGCGCGGCTTACCCCGCGCTCTCCGTTGCGCTCGGCGAGCGTACCGGCGTCGTCGGCGCGCTCTCGATCGAGGCCGCGGCAAAGCATCTCAACACCCGCGACATCGATGGTGTCGTGCTCTCCGACGGCTTCACTCCGCGCGTCACCGACGCCTTCCTCACCGTGCTCGCGGAGGATACGCGCTTCCGCAACCTGCCCGTGGTCGTCACCGCGCACCAGCTCACTCAGAGCTACGACTTGCCCAATCTCGAGCTGATTGCGGGCGAGCCCGCCAAGGTCGCCGCCAACGCGCTGCCGCTCGTTCGCCAGCACGCGATGGAAGCGCAATTGAGCCGTACGCTGCGCTCGATGGACGCCGGCGGCTGGCTCGATCCGCGCAGCGGCCTACTCACGGTGGAAGCCTTCGCTCGCGATTTCGCCAAGGCGGTCGAAGAGACGCTCGCCCGCGGCGGCGGCCTGTCGGTGGCGCGTTTCGCTTTCGACCCCGGCAATCCCCGGGCGCAGCTCGATGCCGCACGCATCCTCAGCCGCCTGATGCGGCAGATGGACTTCGGCGCGGCGCAGAAGGACGGCTCGGTGATCGTGGTGTTCGCCGAGACCGACTTCCGCACGGCGCATATGATCGCGCGTCGGCTCTCGGCGGTGATGAAGCATACCTCCAACGGCAAGCACGAGATGCGCAGCGATCCCGTGGTCAGCGTGGACTCGCTGTCGCCGTCGGATACGGCACGGTCGCTGCTGGGGCGCCTGTCGGCGGACGCGTCAAGGGCGGCGTCGTAGCCACAACCTCGCTACTGTAGCGTGGGCAAAGCGAAGCGTGCCCACCACATCGGTCGTCAGAAAAATGGTGGGCACGGCGCAAGGGCGCCTTTGCCCACCCTACGGTACCTCGCCTACGCCGCCTTCTTTTTCTGCGCGAGCTGCGCCAGCTGGCGCATGATCTCCGTCGTGCCAGCGAGACGCTCTTCCGGCGTCTCCCAGTCCTGCAGGAACACGACCTTCATGTCAGGTCGCACCTTGGCGGCCTGACCGTGGCTGCGGATGAAGCTCACCAGGCGGTCCGGATAGGCGAAGGAATTGTCGCGGAAGGTGATGACGGCACCCTTCGGACCGGCGTCGATCTTCTCGACATTGGCCTGGCGGCAAAACGCCTTGATCGCGGCGACCTTGAAGAGATAGCGCACCTCGTCCGGCAGCACGCCGAAACGATCGCGCATCTCCGCGCCAAAATTCTCGATCTCCTCCTCGCTATCGAGATCGGCGAGGCGCCGGTACAGCGACAGCCGTACGGAGAGATCGCCGACATAGTCCTCGGGAATGAGCACGGGCATGCCGATGGTAATGGTCGGCGACCAGCGGTCGGCAGCGGGCTCGGAGACGCCGGCCTTGAGGTTGACGATCGCCTCCTCCAACATCGACTGATAGAGCTCGAAGCCGACTTCCTTGATGTGCCCGGACTGCTCCTCGCCGAGCAGATTGCCGGCACCGCGGATGTCGAGATCGTGCGAGGCGAGCTGGAAGCCGGCGCCCAGCGTCTCCAGCGATTGCAGCACGGTGAGCCGGCGCTCGGCCTGTACCGTGATCTTATGCTGCGCCGGCAACGTGAATAGCGCATAGGCCCGCAGCTTGGAGCGACCGACACGGCCGCGGAGCTGGTAGAGCTGGGCAAGGCCGAACATGTCGGCGCGATGCACGATCAGCGTGTTGGCGTTGGGGATGTCGAGGCCGGATTCGACGATCGTGGTCGACAGCAGGATGTCGAACTTGCCGTCGTAGAACGCCGTCATGATGTCCTCGATCACCGCCGGCGGCATCTGGCCATGCGCGACGGCGACCTTCATCTCCGGCACGTTCTTGTCGAGGAAGTCCTTGACCTCGGCGAGATCGTCGATGCGCGGCACCACGTAGAACGCCTGGCCGCCGCGATAGCGCTCGCGCAGCAGCGCCTCGCGGATCATCAGGGGATCATGCGGGGCCACGAAGGTGCGCACCGCGAGGCGGTCGACCGGGGGCGAAGCGATGATCGAGAGCTCGCGTACGCCGGTCAGCGCCAATTGCAGCGTGCGCGGGATCGGCGTTGCCGACAGCGTCAGCACGTGCACCTCGGCGCGGAGCGCCTTCAGCCGCTCCTTGTGGGTGACGCCGAAATGCTGCTCCTCATCGACGATGACCAGGCCGAGATCGCGGAATTTGATGGCCTTACCGAGCAGCGCATGGGTGCCGACGACTATATCGACCGAGCCGTCGGTAATGCCCTTCTTGACCTCGTTGAGCTGCTTGGTCGGGACCAGGCGCGAGGCCTGCGCCACGTTCACGGGAAAGCCCTTGAAGCGCTCGGTGAAGGTCCTGTAGTGCTGGCGCGCCAAGAGCGTGGTCGGCACCACGACCGCGACCTGCCTGCCGTCGAGCGCGACAGCAAAGGCCGCGCGCAGCGCCACTTCCGTCTTGCCAAAACCGACGTCACCGCAGATCAGCCGATCCATCGGACGGCCGAGCTCGAGATCCTTCAAGGTGGATTCGATGGCCCCTAACTGGTCCTCGGTTTCGTCATAAGGGAAGCGTGCGCAGAATTCGTCGTAGACACCCGGCTGCACCACCAGCTTTGGCGCCTCGTGCAAATGACGCGCGGCGGCGATCTTGATCAGCTCGCCCGCGATCTCGCGGATACGGTTCTTGAGCTTCGCCTTACGGGTCTGCCAGCCAGAGCCGCCGAGACGATCCAGCTCGACGGTGGTCTGGTCGGAGCCGTAGCGCGACAACAGCTCGATGTTTTCGACCGGGAGAAACAGTTTCGTTTCGGCCGCATAATGTAGCTCGAGACAGTCATGCGGCGCGCCGGCGACGTCGAGGGTCTGCAGGCCGATGAAGCGGCCGATGCCGTGGTCGACGTGGACGACGATGTCGCCCGCAGCGAGGCTCGTCACCTCCGAAATGAAATTGTCGAGCTTGCGGCTCACTTTGCGCGGCCGCACCAGGCGGTCGCCCAGAATGTCCTGCTCGCTGATAAGCGCGATCTCATCGGTCTCGAAACCGCTCTCGAGGCCGAGCACCGCGAGCATTGTCTCGTTGCGCGGGGTCGCCTGCACCGTTCGCCAGGAGTTGACGCTGGTGGTGTGGGTCAGCTTGTGGTCGCGCAGCATCGAACTCATGCGGTCGCGCG
Encoded proteins:
- the mfd gene encoding transcription-repair coupling factor; amino-acid sequence: MKQGMKSPAELLTPGRALTLANVAEGAEGLVISDLARAIAARPKKPAVSLAVVCRDGPRMQQLERALQFFAPDLPLLTFPAWDCQPYDRVSPHGGILAQRLTTLARLASLTGSDKPLIVLTTVNAVVQRVPARELVAAQALSVAPGNVVPMDTIVAWLEHNGYNRSSTVREPGEYAVRGGILDLFPAGLEQPVRFDFFGDSLESIRSFDAETQRTLLDMRSLDLVPISEFQLVTDTIRRFRMGYVAEFGAPERDDALYESVSEGRRHPGMEHWLPLFQDRMDTLFDYLQGAAVAIEPQAEDAVRERFKQIQDYYEARRDAMEHPGGGAIYKPLPPDRLYLPEDEWGKRLGDIPLARLTPFSVPTDDIGVVDAGARKGRDFAPERNDTTVNVFEAVVGHVMALQASRKKVVIALWSEGSRDRMSSMLRDHKLTHTTSVNSWRTVQATPRNETMLAVLGLESGFETDEIALISEQDILGDRLVRPRKVSRKLDNFISEVTSLAAGDIVVHVDHGIGRFIGLQTLDVAGAPHDCLELHYAAETKLFLPVENIELLSRYGSDQTTVELDRLGGSGWQTRKAKLKNRIREIAGELIKIAAARHLHEAPKLVVQPGVYDEFCARFPYDETEDQLGAIESTLKDLELGRPMDRLICGDVGFGKTEVALRAAFAVALDGRQVAVVVPTTLLARQHYRTFTERFKGFPVNVAQASRLVPTKQLNEVKKGITDGSVDIVVGTHALLGKAIKFRDLGLVIVDEEQHFGVTHKERLKALRAEVHVLTLSATPIPRTLQLALTGVRELSIIASPPVDRLAVRTFVAPHDPLMIREALLRERYRGGQAFYVVPRIDDLAEVKDFLDKNVPEMKVAVAHGQMPPAVIEDIMTAFYDGKFDILLSTTIVESGLDIPNANTLIVHRADMFGLAQLYQLRGRVGRSKLRAYALFTLPAQHKITVQAERRLTVLQSLETLGAGFQLASHDLDIRGAGNLLGEEQSGHIKEVGFELYQSMLEEAIVNLKAGVSEPAADRWSPTITIGMPVLIPEDYVGDLSVRLSLYRRLADLDSEEEIENFGAEMRDRFGVLPDEVRYLFKVAAIKAFCRQANVEKIDAGPKGAVITFRDNSFAYPDRLVSFIRSHGQAAKVRPDMKVVFLQDWETPEERLAGTTEIMRQLAQLAQKKKAA